CCAACCCAGACTGGTTATCGCGGCCGATCCAGCTTTCTCCCTGCACAGCATTGATAGGCCAGTACACAGCAATATCCACTACCCTTTTTCCATTCTGTAACAGCACACAGGAGCGGGCAGTAAAAGCGCTGTAATCAGATACCGCTTTCCCGATATAAGTGCTTTTGTAAGAGATCAGCGGCGGAATGCGGATATGTGCGGTATCATCATCATACCATAAACCATGTGGCACAATAAAATTCACACCTCTTACCATGGTTTCCATGGCAACACGATATAATTGAACTGAGTCCATATCCTGTGCAAAAGCACCACAGAGCTCTGCTCCTACCAGCCCTTTATCATCCAGATCGGCTGCGGAGCTTACCTGCTTATATCCATTCCTGCCGCGACCATAGTGAAAGATAACATCCAGCAATGGGATATCAGCATGGCGATAAAATTTCAGTATGTCTCCACAGGTAACTACCGAATTAGGGCTGTAGTTTTCCGGCGGATGCCCCATACTTTTCACATGATATTTTTCCGCCCATTCAGACACCTGTTTCACATAACCTTCTGCCATCAGCTCAGAACGGGCATCATAAAACGCCACTCTGGCTGCACGCGTTTCAGGACCAATGTCGTAGTACAGCGCGGGGTAATACAGCGCCGGGTCTTTACCGGTTTTTTTCTGAAAGATATTGGAGATCTCTTTGTTCCATGTCTGATCCATGAAAACAAATCCCACATCATCGAAGAAAGTTTTATTGATTACGTTACCGAGATAGTTACCGAAGCGTTTTCCATATTCATCGTAAGTCATTTCCATGAGCTTTTCTATGGCGGCCGGTTCCATATAATCCACCAGATGTCCGTGCGGCGGCCCTACATTATATTCGATCAGAAATGCCATGATCCGCCAGGTGCCGGCAGGCGCGTTCCAGTTCAGCTGGTTACCCTTTAAAAAAGGTTGCAGGCTGATGACTTGTCTTGTAATAGTATCCATTGCGGACAATGCCATCCAGGATTGCGCGGGCTTCAGCTCATAAGCTTTTGTAACGGTATGTCCACCGGCTGCAATAAACTCCTGCTTCTGCAGGTATTTGCGGGTGTATTGCGGATATTCTTTCAGCAATCGCCCTGCCGCTGAACCTGAAGGGAAATCAATATCATCATACAACACAATATGAGTACCCTGTTTGGCAGATACCTCCAGCATATGACGGTATATGTCGAAATATTCATTGCTGAGAAAATCGGGTGTCATACCCGGGCACAGATGATGATCGTGCCAATGCGGCCCCGGCGATACCGGTAGCGGCGCAATGCCGCCAAAGCCCGAATATTTGTGCGCTTCAATGAGCTGTTTTTCTATTTCCGGTTTGGTGAGATGCCCGTTCAGATGCAAAAACGGCATCGGACGGTATTCATTGGGCGGATCAAGAAAATGCTCACGCAGTTTATCCGGTGTTGAGCAAGACCAGGCGAAACATCCTATTATCCCTGCTATTGCTAATTGCTTCAATGAGATCATTATGCTTTTGTTTATTAACGTTCTTCGATATTTTCGTTGTTCACGGATCTGATTTGTACACATTTGTTATCAGCTTCAATCGTAGCTATACCACCCTGGTTGTACTTGTTTTTTTCTATACGGATATTTTTACAACCGGAGAAGACAAATGATGGCCCGTTCCCCTCTGCAACCGGGTAATCCGTGCTTTTGTTGATACTATTGCCTCTGAATACAAAATTCTCCAGGGACCTGGCTTCCACTATTATACGGCTGAATGTGTTGATCGTGTTATTCTCCATTATAATATTCCGGTGGTAATACCAGGCACTATCCGCCAGGGCGTGCACTTCCGGCACCACCACCAGGGCGGGTGCATTGCCAACTGCTAACCCCTGGTCTTCAAAAAGATTATCACGGATCACCAGATCAGCTACCGGTCCGGATTCAAACCAGTAGTTAGCATCCCCGGCCGTTTGTATACCGGCATATGTACATTTCAGGAAACGGTTTTTTTCTATCAATACCTTTCCCGCTGTGGAGATCAGGATACCTCTTGCCCTGTTCTGCCGTACCTCGCAGTGCCGCATTACAACATCCGGCTGGCAGGAACGATTTTCGGCCACCGATCCTTTCCTGATAAGGGGCGTAACTTTTTCTTTAAAGGTCACTTCAAAATAAAAGTCGTTCACGTTCCTGACGGCTGCCACGGTAAGGGTAGCATAGGGTTTCAGGGTATTCCTGTCTGCAAGCCTGACCTTTTCTCCTACCCGGGCGAAATCAAATCCCTGTTGTTGGGAATGGCCTCTTGTCATTCCCAGTGTGTAGGAATCTACCGCCTCTTCTACTTCTGCGTATATCCCGTGCACGTTAGTGCCATCATCCAGCATATTTTCAAATATGCAGCTATCCAGCGTGATGGTTCCCCCGCAGCCTACGAAATGAGAAGCATCTGCTGTGGAGGTAACGAAACGACCAGATCCCTCCGGCAGCGTGACATTATACCGGTGCAGGGTAATATTCTCTGAGCGTTCTGCAATAAGGGCCATACCGGCCGCATGATGTACCGTTACCTGTTCTATCTGCACCTGCTTACAATGCGATATATGTATCGCCGGCGATAACCGGTTTTTGGAAAGAATGCCGTTACAAATAAGCACCCAGCCTACCTTTGGCAGTGTATCTGCCGCATTGGTCAATCGCACTACATGATGCTCCAGCTCCGTAGCAATAGCCCGCTTGTTCAGCTTAAAATTCCAGGCATTCACGCGGGTGTCGTTTTCGTTGCAGTAAGCCGGCGCTTTGGTGGCAGGGTCATACCAGATATTCCAGTTAATATTCTGCTCCCAGATCACGTCTTTTTGCATGCAGGGAGCCATCGAATACCAGCCGGTTGTTTTCCCCGCTTTCTTATTTGAGAAAATGAGATCAGCACCCTGGATCTCATAAGAGCATTCGTCAAAGATCCTGATATCAAAGGCATTCAGTTCCGGGTGAACCGCCAATACCTGCGCCTGTAAATAAAAGGGAGCGGCCCAGTCCACGGAAAAATTCCTGAGTGTGATATTTGTTGAATTTGATACATCAAAAGGGACCATATGATCATGACAAATAAACCTGCTCCCGGACCCATCTATCTCGAAATGATCAAAGCCTTCCAACAGGAAGACAATCCTTTTTTTGCCGGCATCGTTGTTGGAAATACTCCGGTAGGCTTCTGCCGCCTTTTCGGGAAAGATGTCGTATATGCCTTTCGGAATCACCAGCCTGGTGGCCTTCCTTGTTTTGCATGCCTGGATGGCCTTTGTAAGCGCAGGGGTGTTATCTGTACCTTCCTTCAGACCAAAATCCGCCGCATTCACCACCCTTTCAGATTGACTGCCGGGTAATGCAGTTCCCTGTGATATCAACGGCGCCAACGACCAGCTGCACAGGATCATCCATCTCTTAAAATTTGTCATGGGTTATACTCGTTATATACCTGAGTTATTTTGCGCCGGCCCGGAAATGAGCCGGCACAAAACAATGCTACCAGTTCAGTAGTTGAATGATTTGATTCGCCGCATGCGCCATGGCGCCCGGGTTGCTCTCGGCAATAGCACTTCCTGTTTCATAAGGGCGATGCGACCAGCTGCCTACGCGCAATTGCATACCATCTTCATAGATGCCGCTGTTTATCAGGAATTGCATGATTGCCAGCAGTGTGTGCTCATAGAGAACATTGGGATTAGCTCCTGCAACGGTCCGCGTGGAGAGTGTGGCGCCATCCAGATATAGCTCCTGGTCGTCTGTCATGCTGGCGTCTACAATGTTAATACCCATTTGCACGCCTTTGGCCTTTAGTGCTGTTTTGTGCCGCATTAATACTTCGGTGATGTATGGCACATTGTATCTCCAGTCAACATCCATCAGCACTGTTTTTGGTTTGAAGCCGGCAGTGGTCATCACATCTACCAAACTATTCAGATACTGTACAGAATTGTACTGTGGGTAGTTCTGCACAATCCCCCAATAGTTCGCTGGCGTAAAGAAGTATGTTGGATAGTGCGCATTGATACTATCCAGTCCTCTCTGGTCGCGCCATTCCCAACCAGGGTTTACATTCCAGTGCACACTCGCAGCAGGCATATTTGCGCCCCATTTTGCTTTTGCCACATTCAGAAACTTTGCATAGTCCTGTCTCAGTGATTCCAGTCCTGCATCAAAATTCCCCATGGTAACCGGGCAGCCGTTGTTGATCTTCGCAGCTGTTTTTCTGTCGTCCCAGGTACCTGGCGTAGTAGCAAGCTTATCCGGATCAATCTGTGGCAGGAGATTCGGTTGGCGTTCATCGAATAATATCTCATCGGGCACCCAGTTTACCGTATCTTTTGTTACAAACCAGCCCCGGTTGTTAGGATCTATCCTATCGGTTGTATTGGTAATAACAAAGATCTGTGAAAAGATATTCATGCCATTTACAGGCTGTCCGTTCAGTTCTGCCTGTCCTAATGGCGTACCGTCTATACACTGTGTAAATCCGGGCAATTCCACTGAAACAGGAATTCCTTTTGCTTTCAACAGCGGGATCAATCCATTTGCTGATGACATATGCCCTACTTCTGCTGCAAACAGCGAAAAGGAGCCTCCGGTTCTTTGGAGATTACTTATCAATACCGGCCACCAGTTCTGATTCCCGAAACTTTCATCCAGGTGGCCATTGACCAGCGTACCACCTGGTTTGTACCAGGCGTTTGCGGCTATCTGGTTGGGAACGAAGGAAAACTTTACTACCTGGTTTGTTTTCACAACGGTATCCAGGTTTTTTTTGATAATTTTCAAAGCGACATCAGGCCGGCATTGTGTCAGAAAAACAACAATTGCGGCGGTAGCCGGGATCAGTAATGTAATAGTGATCTTTTTCATAACAGGGGATTTATTTTCAATAAATAGTACAACATTGCATGATGAGGGCCTCTTCATACACGCTACCAACCGGGGTTTTGCCAGTTCGCCCCCGTATATCGTTCCATCTTGCTTACTTCAGCAAATGGCAACGGGAATAACAGAAACCGGGTGGCATTGGATCGGCGACTATCTACGGAGAACCGGGCATTCGCATAATTGAATGTGCCATCCGGTTTCCTGGATATGTTCATGCCGGTGATCTGCTGGTCGGTTTTCTCCAGTATTTTCCAACGTCTCACATCGAAGAACCGGTGTTGCTCAAATGAGAGTTCCACCCGTCTTTCGTTCCGGTACCTGGCCCTGAACCCGGACTGAGTAAGGCTACCAGTCGCATCAAATGCGGGCATACCTGCTCTGCTTCTGACGGTGTTCACCGCTGCCAGCGCTGTTGCTACCGGTCCGCTTATTCCAGGCACCGTTGCTACGGGGCCATAAGCTTCATTAGCCGCCTCTGCAAAATTTAGATAGAGTTCAGCGAGGCGGAATATTTTCATATAGCCATCTGCCTGATTACTGATGTTGGATCTGTTATTATGATATTTCCGCAGATAGTAGCCCGTGCGGGTATACCGCTGATCGGAATAAGAAACGCCGCAATTCCCATTGTTATAGACTTGTAACGCCGAGCCGGGATTGGTAAAATCCAGCAATGCCCCGTTAAAATAGATGGTGGCGGCAAGTCTGGGATCCCGGTTGTTATAAGGGTGATCCGGATCGTAGCCACTGGCAGTATTGATGCGGGGGCTCACTCCATCATAGATCACGGAGCCGTTGTTGTCCAGCATGAAGGGAGAATGGCCATCAGCCATTTCGTAGGCATCTACTATTTCCTGCGAAGGGCATGCTCCCGCTTTCACCGCACCATTATTCACCGGCAATGCGGCGTCTCTCCAGATGGTGAGCTGGTTCTTACATTCCAGGATGGTTTCTTTATCCCTGATCCTTGCAGGATCGGAATGACTGAAGAAAAATGTTTGATAAGCACTTTGAGAGCTTGCCAATACTTCCCCCGAGGGCATTTCTGTAAACAGTTGATATCCGTTGGCCAGGCATTCGCTCAGGGCTTTGCCGGTGAGGAGCGCGGCGCGGCGCCATTGTTCGTCTTTTGCCGCGGAGGTGTTCCACAGGTCGCTGGCAGCATACAATGCGGCTTCCGATTCTATGGCATAGGCCACTGCACGGGTCATGCTGCCCCGGTCTCCCTCCTGCCCCAGCCCTATCTGCCACATCAGGCCATCAGCAATGGCCTTATCACAGTCGGCAATAACTGAATCCACACATTCGGAAAAGGGCGGTCGTTTATACTGCGAAAAATCATGTTGATCATCTAATGATTGACTGATGACCGGGGCAGGTCCGTAGCGTTTTAAAATCTGCCAGTAATAAAAAGCACGGAGTACCAGCACCTGCGCTTTCCAGCCCTGTACCTCTCCGGCAAGAGCTGGCCGTTTTTTAACGAATGCGGCATCTTCTATTCCCTTCAGGAAAATATTACAGGCTCTGATCCCTTCATAATATTGCGACCAATAATCTGCCATGGGGAATGCGCTGGCCGACACATTTCCCAGGTACCAGTTCTGCAAACCGCCACTCTGAGAGTTCTGTACATCCTCTGCTTCATCACTGAAGGAGGCCAGCAGCGTACCGTTGTAGGACATCGCATAATCTCCTACTGTTCCTCCATAAGGCATGTATGAATAACATCTGTTCAGATATCCCCTGGAGAGGTCGTAGTCACTGAAAATCTGGTTCAGGCTCACCCTTCCGTCCGGGGGCATATCCAATGATTTGTTGCAAGCTGTAACGATGAGGCTCATCATTATCACGATTGCTATTTTCTTATTATTTACATTCATCATTTTTAAGCATTAAAAAGTCAACTTAACACCGATGTTGAATACCCTGTAGATCTGGAATTGATCCAGGCTTGCAATTTCAGGATCAATGCTGCGGGTTCTGAGACAATCCCATGTAAACAGGTTTTGCGCGTTGAAAACAAGCCGCGCCTGTTCTGCTTTTATACACCGCAGCACAGCAGGCGGAAACGACCAGGCGAGTTCGAGATTTTTGATACGTACATAAGAAGTATTCATGGTAAAGAAATCATTGGGCTGCAAACTTACAGACTCCTGCTGCGACAGTGCAGGGAAGCTGATTCCCGCGCCGTTTGCCGCCCGCTCCGGAGTCCAGGCATTCTGATGAATATCTGAATATATTCCGCCGTACCGGCTTTCATTCACACCAATCGCGCTTTGGTATTGCCGGGAAGAAAGCCCTGTGCCCTGTACCAGGCAACTCAGTTCAAATTGTTTGTATACCACACCTACACTGATCCCGTAGCTTACTTTCGGGATCAACGGATTACCTACCGGCGCTATGTCTTTTTCATCAATGATATCTTTGCCGTCGGCGGTTTTATCGCCATTGAGATTCTTGTAGATAAAGTCGCCCAGCCGTGGCGTGCCGAAACCATAATGCACCCTGTTCAGTTCTTCTCTGGAAGTAAAGTAGCCGCTGCCATTTGATCTATCCACCAAATAACCAAACTGCTGACCAAATGAATACCCTTCCATTCTTTTCTGATAAGCATACCCGGCGCCCATCACTGTTTCATTAGCATTGAGTATTTTGTTGGCGGCGTACAGGAAATTGGCATTGGCGTAAACAGACAGCTTTTTATTCAATTGCTTCATGTAGCCCACACTCATATCGAAGCCTGCATTTCTCATTTTCCCTTCATTCACGGGAGGATAAATAGCGGGGGTAAGTCCGGTAAAGGCTGGTATTACGCCTGCACCCTGGATCAGCATATTGTTATTGCGGTTGATAAAATAATCGAATGAGAGCGACAAGTCTTTCCATAACACCAGATCGATTCCAT
The genomic region above belongs to Chitinophaga sp. 180180018-3 and contains:
- a CDS encoding right-handed parallel beta-helix repeat-containing protein encodes the protein MTNFKRWMILCSWSLAPLISQGTALPGSQSERVVNAADFGLKEGTDNTPALTKAIQACKTRKATRLVIPKGIYDIFPEKAAEAYRSISNNDAGKKRIVFLLEGFDHFEIDGSGSRFICHDHMVPFDVSNSTNITLRNFSVDWAAPFYLQAQVLAVHPELNAFDIRIFDECSYEIQGADLIFSNKKAGKTTGWYSMAPCMQKDVIWEQNINWNIWYDPATKAPAYCNENDTRVNAWNFKLNKRAIATELEHHVVRLTNAADTLPKVGWVLICNGILSKNRLSPAIHISHCKQVQIEQVTVHHAAGMALIAERSENITLHRYNVTLPEGSGRFVTSTADASHFVGCGGTITLDSCIFENMLDDGTNVHGIYAEVEEAVDSYTLGMTRGHSQQQGFDFARVGEKVRLADRNTLKPYATLTVAAVRNVNDFYFEVTFKEKVTPLIRKGSVAENRSCQPDVVMRHCEVRQNRARGILISTAGKVLIEKNRFLKCTYAGIQTAGDANYWFESGPVADLVIRDNLFEDQGLAVGNAPALVVVPEVHALADSAWYYHRNIIMENNTINTFSRIIVEARSLENFVFRGNSINKSTDYPVAEGNGPSFVFSGCKNIRIEKNKYNQGGIATIEADNKCVQIRSVNNENIEER
- a CDS encoding RagB/SusD family nutrient uptake outer membrane protein, translated to MMNVNNKKIAIVIMMSLIVTACNKSLDMPPDGRVSLNQIFSDYDLSRGYLNRCYSYMPYGGTVGDYAMSYNGTLLASFSDEAEDVQNSQSGGLQNWYLGNVSASAFPMADYWSQYYEGIRACNIFLKGIEDAAFVKKRPALAGEVQGWKAQVLVLRAFYYWQILKRYGPAPVISQSLDDQHDFSQYKRPPFSECVDSVIADCDKAIADGLMWQIGLGQEGDRGSMTRAVAYAIESEAALYAASDLWNTSAAKDEQWRRAALLTGKALSECLANGYQLFTEMPSGEVLASSQSAYQTFFFSHSDPARIRDKETILECKNQLTIWRDAALPVNNGAVKAGACPSQEIVDAYEMADGHSPFMLDNNGSVIYDGVSPRINTASGYDPDHPYNNRDPRLAATIYFNGALLDFTNPGSALQVYNNGNCGVSYSDQRYTRTGYYLRKYHNNRSNISNQADGYMKIFRLAELYLNFAEAANEAYGPVATVPGISGPVATALAAVNTVRSRAGMPAFDATGSLTQSGFRARYRNERRVELSFEQHRFFDVRRWKILEKTDQQITGMNISRKPDGTFNYANARFSVDSRRSNATRFLLFPLPFAEVSKMERYTGANWQNPGW
- a CDS encoding glycosyl hydrolase, whose amino-acid sequence is MISLKQLAIAGIIGCFAWSCSTPDKLREHFLDPPNEYRPMPFLHLNGHLTKPEIEKQLIEAHKYSGFGGIAPLPVSPGPHWHDHHLCPGMTPDFLSNEYFDIYRHMLEVSAKQGTHIVLYDDIDFPSGSAAGRLLKEYPQYTRKYLQKQEFIAAGGHTVTKAYELKPAQSWMALSAMDTITRQVISLQPFLKGNQLNWNAPAGTWRIMAFLIEYNVGPPHGHLVDYMEPAAIEKLMEMTYDEYGKRFGNYLGNVINKTFFDDVGFVFMDQTWNKEISNIFQKKTGKDPALYYPALYYDIGPETRAARVAFYDARSELMAEGYVKQVSEWAEKYHVKSMGHPPENYSPNSVVTCGDILKFYRHADIPLLDVIFHYGRGRNGYKQVSSAADLDDKGLVGAELCGAFAQDMDSVQLYRVAMETMVRGVNFIVPHGLWYDDDTAHIRIPPLISYKSTYIGKAVSDYSAFTARSCVLLQNGKRVVDIAVYWPINAVQGESWIGRDNQSGLAVAQWIPPGVLNYQLSGVLTDSVRRDFTYIRPEDLTNGKVTARGTELVLNNKVNEQHFKVLIIPGGDVISAASLHAIKEYYQHGGKVIAVGALPRHAAEFGRDEEVKKIIADIFNGFPSESLFVKNQQGGQFAYLPTVDKQSMAAALTTMNITPDVAFDERSLPSLGAGCINYTHKQKDGRDIYYFINTTDNPMASMVTLRGKVKDLEIWDPHRGTTQKATAAKQETLADGTPVTVLPLKLDATASLFLVGTK